The following coding sequences are from one Rhodobiaceae bacterium window:
- a CDS encoding hypothetical protein (uncharacterized protein conserved in bacteria (DUF2332)), whose protein sequence is MTDLNAAAKAFHLQADFCENLGSPFTARVLTVLAADIGAGGVIANLVAGFEEEPVAAALALRVAGALHRRALDEPNGRLGQLYATVGGAGPDDAALQAALIKDIAENRSHYDTYLEGPPQTNEVGRSAVMIGGYLSIAAQTGLPLHVFEIGASAGLNLGCDRFFYRFGDEIWGDKTSPVSLVPDWHGGLPPLHADLKIAERQGCDIAPVDIGEHENQRRLESYIWPDQPERLARLRGAVSVAKELGTRVLHESADVFVENALQNSAPRAVRVIAHTIMWQYMPEDMRARIEDAIGQAGEKASGESPVAWLRLEPVDVKDPPSLRLTLWPGGETQELAIAHPHGASVKWL, encoded by the coding sequence ATGACGGACTTAAACGCCGCTGCCAAAGCCTTCCATCTGCAGGCAGACTTTTGTGAGAATTTAGGGTCTCCCTTTACAGCCCGTGTCCTTACCGTTTTGGCAGCAGATATCGGAGCAGGTGGTGTTATCGCTAACCTGGTTGCTGGTTTTGAAGAGGAGCCTGTTGCCGCTGCGCTTGCACTACGGGTCGCTGGTGCTCTGCATCGGAGGGCACTTGATGAGCCCAATGGACGTTTGGGACAGTTGTATGCGACTGTGGGTGGCGCGGGGCCAGATGATGCGGCGTTACAGGCTGCGTTGATCAAAGATATCGCTGAAAACCGGTCTCACTACGACACCTATCTTGAGGGGCCACCACAGACGAATGAAGTGGGTCGGTCCGCAGTGATGATTGGCGGGTATCTGTCTATTGCCGCGCAGACGGGGCTGCCTCTTCATGTTTTTGAGATTGGCGCAAGCGCCGGACTGAATCTTGGGTGTGATCGATTTTTCTATCGGTTTGGTGACGAGATCTGGGGAGATAAAACCTCGCCCGTTTCGCTGGTACCTGATTGGCATGGCGGGCTTCCGCCGCTGCATGCAGATCTCAAGATTGCTGAACGTCAAGGCTGTGACATCGCGCCGGTTGATATCGGTGAGCACGAAAACCAACGCCGATTGGAGTCCTACATCTGGCCAGATCAGCCTGAACGTCTCGCGCGCCTTCGAGGCGCGGTGTCTGTTGCGAAAGAGCTTGGAACGCGTGTGCTCCATGAAAGCGCGGATGTCTTTGTGGAGAATGCGCTTCAAAATTCAGCGCCGCGGGCGGTCAGGGTGATTGCACATACGATTATGTGGCAATACATGCCCGAGGACATGCGCGCGCGGATTGAGGACGCGATCGGCCAGGCGGGTGAGAAAGCCTCAGGGGAAAGCCCGGTCGCCTGGCTCCGGCTGGAACCGGTTGATGTGAAGGATCCACCGAGTCTTCGGCTTACTCTATGGCCTGGTGGAGAGACACAGGAGCTTGCTATCGCGCATCCACATGGGGCGTCGGTGAAATGGCTCTAA
- a CDS encoding heme exporter protein D (CcmD) → MDSWTEFFNMGGYGPYIWSSFLIAFVVMSGLALQSWLDLKKQKRLVAELEARAERKRS, encoded by the coding sequence ATGGATAGCTGGACAGAATTCTTCAACATGGGTGGGTATGGGCCTTACATTTGGTCCTCATTCCTGATCGCTTTTGTTGTGATGTCAGGTCTCGCCCTGCAAAGCTGGCTGGATCTCAAGAAACAAAAGCGCCTGGTTGCAGAGCTTGAGGCGCGCGCTGAGCGGAAAAGATCATGA
- the dpgD gene encoding enoyl-CoA-hydratase — translation MAVRTEKSGAVTTVILDRPDVRNAVDRATAEALAEAFLAFERDDEASVGVFVGANGTFCAGADLKAVAEGSGNGNGVPPAGTGLQFDRLAADGPMGPSRMVLSKPVIGAISGYAVAGGMELALWCDMRVMEEDAVMGVFCRRWGVPLVDGGTVRLPRLIGHSRAMDLILTGRPVEADEALSFGLANRVVPTGEGRAAAEKLAADMARFPQNCLRSDRMSAYEQWDLPYDQAMAGETMRGRAVLASGETVAGATRFASGKGRGGNFDDI, via the coding sequence ATGGCAGTAAGAACAGAAAAAAGCGGCGCTGTAACGACGGTCATTCTCGATCGGCCAGACGTGCGAAATGCTGTTGACCGGGCAACAGCCGAAGCACTTGCAGAGGCCTTTCTCGCGTTTGAAAGGGATGATGAGGCGTCTGTCGGGGTTTTTGTTGGGGCAAACGGAACTTTTTGCGCCGGGGCTGACCTTAAAGCGGTCGCGGAAGGCAGCGGCAATGGGAATGGTGTTCCGCCAGCAGGCACAGGCCTTCAATTTGATCGCCTGGCAGCAGATGGCCCTATGGGGCCATCGCGCATGGTGCTCTCAAAACCGGTGATCGGTGCGATTTCCGGTTACGCCGTTGCTGGCGGCATGGAGCTCGCGCTCTGGTGCGACATGCGCGTTATGGAAGAAGATGCTGTGATGGGGGTTTTCTGCCGACGGTGGGGTGTGCCTTTGGTCGATGGCGGGACCGTTCGTCTTCCCCGTCTTATTGGCCATTCGCGGGCGATGGACCTGATCCTGACGGGTCGGCCGGTGGAGGCTGATGAAGCGCTGAGCTTCGGCCTCGCGAACCGTGTTGTGCCGACAGGCGAGGGACGTGCAGCGGCTGAAAAACTCGCAGCTGACATGGCGCGGTTCCCTCAGAATTGTCTGCGCAGTGACAGGATGTCTGCATATGAGCAGTGGGACCTGCCTTATGATCAGGCAATGGCAGGCGAAACCATGCGAGGGCGCGCAGTGCTCGCCTCAGGTGAAACCGTTGCCGGAGCGACGCGGTTTGCGAGTGGTAAGGGACGAGGCGGTAATTTTGACGACATCTAA
- the ccmA gene encoding cytochrome c biogenesis ATP-binding export protein CcmA, whose product MTTSKPLVGLTVAKLSCVRGEREVFRDLSFQVAPGEILTLVGPNGSGKSSLLRQLAGVLEITDGEINLDGTSEDQTIADVVLYAGHLDAVKAPLSVSENLSFWAEFYGVSGARVEEALEVFSLSHLGHLPAGVLSAGQKRRLGLSRLALIDRPLWLLDEPTVSLDTASIAALSDLMRAHLKTGGSILAATHVDLGIEGTRTLDLSSNVGALT is encoded by the coding sequence TTGACGACATCTAAGCCGCTGGTGGGTCTCACCGTCGCGAAGCTTTCCTGCGTGCGTGGTGAGCGTGAGGTCTTTCGCGATCTCTCCTTTCAAGTCGCACCTGGCGAGATACTGACCCTTGTGGGCCCTAATGGGTCTGGGAAATCGAGCCTCCTGCGGCAGCTTGCGGGGGTGCTGGAGATAACTGATGGCGAAATCAATTTGGACGGGACGAGCGAAGACCAAACCATCGCGGATGTTGTGCTCTATGCGGGGCATTTGGATGCGGTGAAAGCACCGCTCAGCGTGTCTGAAAATTTGAGTTTTTGGGCGGAGTTTTATGGTGTTTCTGGGGCGCGGGTGGAGGAAGCCCTCGAGGTTTTCAGTCTTAGCCATCTGGGTCATCTGCCGGCCGGGGTGCTGTCGGCGGGTCAAAAGCGGCGATTGGGCCTGTCGCGGTTGGCGCTCATAGACCGGCCGCTCTGGCTTCTTGATGAACCCACTGTGTCCCTTGATACAGCGAGCATTGCAGCGCTTAGCGATCTTATGCGAGCCCACCTCAAGACGGGGGGGAGTATTCTTGCGGCGACCCATGTTGATCTCGGAATTGAAGGCACGCGAACGCTGGACTTGAGCAGCAATGTAGGGGCGCTGACATGA
- the cycY gene encoding thiol:disulfide interchange protein CycY, translating to MKLSTLLPIAGFLGLATLFYVAIFGGDPSEVPSALLGKPVPDFTLPAVADTGVPGFATDDLLKGEVTVVNVWASWCVPCRQEHPLLEALARESGAPIFGLNYKDSGDAAQRFLATLGNPFERVGADRDGRVSIDWGVYGVPETFVVDGEGKIVLKHVGAIDPTSLTEKILPAIEQARVDKLSPASPDASGDL from the coding sequence ATGAAGCTCTCTACGCTTCTGCCAATCGCGGGGTTTTTGGGCCTCGCCACTCTCTTTTATGTTGCGATATTTGGTGGAGACCCTTCTGAGGTTCCCTCAGCGCTTTTGGGCAAGCCCGTGCCTGATTTCACGCTTCCTGCTGTTGCGGATACGGGTGTGCCAGGGTTTGCGACAGATGACCTCCTCAAGGGTGAGGTGACCGTGGTGAATGTCTGGGCGTCCTGGTGTGTGCCCTGCCGTCAGGAGCATCCGCTGCTGGAAGCCCTGGCGCGGGAAAGCGGTGCTCCCATCTTTGGGCTCAACTACAAAGACAGTGGCGATGCCGCGCAGAGGTTCCTGGCGACGCTGGGCAACCCATTCGAGCGGGTCGGTGCAGACCGCGATGGTCGGGTCTCAATCGACTGGGGTGTCTACGGGGTGCCGGAAACGTTCGTTGTTGATGGGGAGGGCAAGATTGTCCTTAAGCATGTAGGGGCGATTGACCCGACAAGCCTGACTGAGAAGATTTTACCTGCCATTGAGCAGGCTCGAGTGGACAAGTTGTCCCCAGCTTCCCCAGATGCCTCCGGCGACCTTTAA
- the ccmC gene encoding heme exporter protein C — translation MAWSIHTYANPTRFMNFSAIVLPYVWALAAAGIGIGLYLSFFVAPPDYQQGDSVRIMFVHVPSAWLSQFGYGTMVASSIVALIFRHPLADVAAKSAAPIGAVFTFLALVAGGLWGKPMWGTYWVWDARTTSTLVLLFIYLGYMALWATIEDPNRAARVAAVLAIVGAVNLPIIRFSVDWWNTLHQPASVFRLDGPTIHSSLLWPLFVVALGFTFFFIGVLMVRMRAEILRRKVRTLQMQQAAA, via the coding sequence ATGGCCTGGTCAATTCACACATATGCCAATCCGACGCGGTTTATGAACTTCTCCGCGATTGTGTTGCCCTATGTCTGGGCGCTTGCGGCGGCAGGTATTGGGATCGGTCTCTATCTTTCTTTCTTCGTCGCGCCGCCTGACTATCAGCAGGGTGACAGTGTGCGGATCATGTTTGTGCATGTGCCTTCTGCCTGGCTTTCTCAGTTTGGTTACGGGACCATGGTGGCTTCGAGCATTGTGGCGCTGATCTTTCGTCATCCGCTGGCAGATGTGGCCGCGAAGTCCGCGGCGCCCATCGGCGCTGTTTTCACCTTCCTCGCCCTCGTTGCGGGTGGGTTGTGGGGCAAGCCCATGTGGGGCACTTATTGGGTGTGGGATGCGCGGACGACGTCGACACTGGTGCTGCTCTTCATCTATCTCGGCTATATGGCGCTTTGGGCGACGATCGAAGACCCAAACCGGGCGGCGCGCGTCGCCGCGGTGCTCGCGATTGTGGGCGCGGTCAATCTGCCGATCATCCGCTTTTCGGTTGATTGGTGGAACACGCTGCATCAGCCTGCAAGTGTCTTCCGTCTTGATGGACCGACCATTCATTCGTCTCTGCTCTGGCCGCTTTTTGTTGTCGCCTTGGGCTTCACGTTTTTCTTTATCGGCGTCTTGATGGTGCGCATGCGGGCGGAAATTCTGCGACGCAAAGTACGGACGCTTCAGATGCAACAGGCAGCGGCGTAA
- the hosA gene encoding transcriptional regulator HosA: protein MATRKSKGFDLDGSLSHLLRRTQQFAYDQFAQAVSDSGLTPRQFVVLVAVGDAEGLSQTDLVNRTGIDRSTLADMVARMIDRGLLTRKRTKEDARANSVRLSAAGRRALTAAEPGAQAAEAALLALIPKTVQKDLKKNLGLLADAVTEAKDAAPAPKKKVVTRKKTTTKKATARKKTARR, encoded by the coding sequence ATGGCGACTCGTAAGTCGAAAGGCTTCGACCTGGATGGTTCCCTCAGCCACCTGCTTCGTCGAACACAACAATTTGCTTATGACCAATTCGCTCAAGCAGTGAGTGATAGCGGTCTTACCCCCCGTCAATTCGTCGTCCTTGTCGCCGTTGGTGACGCAGAAGGACTAAGCCAAACAGATCTGGTCAACCGTACAGGGATCGACCGGTCTACATTGGCTGACATGGTCGCGCGGATGATCGACCGTGGACTGCTAACACGCAAACGCACCAAGGAAGACGCACGGGCAAACTCAGTGCGCCTGTCAGCAGCAGGGCGCCGCGCTTTGACAGCCGCTGAGCCCGGTGCTCAAGCAGCTGAAGCCGCTCTTCTCGCGCTCATTCCAAAGACAGTACAAAAAGACCTTAAGAAGAACCTTGGTCTTCTGGCAGATGCTGTGACGGAAGCAAAAGACGCAGCACCGGCGCCGAAAAAGAAAGTCGTGACACGCAAGAAGACGACGACAAAGAAAGCGACAGCGCGGAAGAAGACCGCGCGACGCTAA
- a CDS encoding NADH pyrophosphatase, which yields MGNENEKTGSAKPGLLAPSGFSHRVPDGDSFPRAVCDTCGFINYVNPKIVVGSVVAHGDAFLLCRRAIQPRHGFWTLPAGFMEEGETTEDGARREAFEEANAKIEIKDLLAVYNIPRISQVQLMYRADLPTPEFSAGDESLEVGLFTWDEIPWDELAFPSVHWALMQYRSVLGQDAIVPFTNPDGELGNQMPGAGKGA from the coding sequence ATGGGAAATGAAAACGAGAAAACTGGCAGCGCGAAGCCCGGCTTGCTCGCTCCAAGTGGTTTTAGTCACCGAGTTCCTGATGGTGACAGTTTTCCGCGGGCGGTATGCGACACATGTGGTTTCATTAATTATGTAAACCCAAAGATTGTTGTCGGATCAGTTGTAGCGCATGGGGATGCGTTTCTTCTGTGCCGCCGTGCCATTCAGCCCCGCCATGGATTCTGGACATTGCCGGCCGGATTTATGGAAGAGGGTGAAACCACGGAAGACGGTGCACGCAGAGAAGCATTTGAAGAAGCCAATGCGAAGATAGAGATCAAAGACCTGTTGGCTGTCTACAACATCCCGCGTATCTCGCAAGTGCAGTTGATGTATCGGGCAGATCTGCCGACACCTGAATTTTCTGCAGGCGATGAGAGTCTGGAAGTTGGTTTGTTTACCTGGGATGAAATTCCCTGGGATGAGCTTGCTTTTCCAAGTGTGCATTGGGCGCTCATGCAATACCGGTCTGTGCTGGGACAGGATGCCATCGTTCCTTTCACCAATCCTGACGGAGAACTCGGCAATCAGATGCCGGGCGCGGGTAAGGGAGCATGA
- the ccmB gene encoding heme exporter protein B → MNAFFALVQRDVRLATRVGGGGGMAVFFFLIVLSIVPFGIGPDLNLLTRIAPGMLWVALLLSALLTLDRLFQADQEDGTLDLLVLAPQPLELTVLAKAVSHWLTTGLPLVIAAPILGLMLNLPLEGMLPLMGAMLIGSPALSLLGAVGAALSVGVRRGGLLISLLVLPFYVPVLIFGVSASRAALVAVPGDLGGQSLLLLGAVSLASLVVGPVGGAAALRVAVK, encoded by the coding sequence ATGAACGCCTTCTTCGCATTGGTGCAACGTGATGTGCGCCTTGCCACGCGGGTTGGCGGCGGTGGCGGGATGGCGGTCTTCTTCTTTCTGATTGTCTTGTCGATTGTCCCTTTCGGGATTGGCCCGGACCTCAATCTCCTCACCCGCATCGCACCCGGCATGTTGTGGGTCGCGCTCTTGCTCTCGGCTCTGCTGACGCTTGATCGGTTGTTTCAGGCAGACCAGGAAGACGGGACGCTTGATCTGCTGGTTTTGGCACCCCAACCGCTGGAGCTCACGGTACTGGCAAAAGCAGTGAGCCATTGGCTCACCACAGGTCTGCCGCTGGTGATTGCCGCGCCGATATTGGGGCTTATGCTCAATCTCCCTCTTGAAGGCATGTTACCCCTGATGGGCGCCATGTTGATTGGGTCACCTGCTCTGTCTCTTTTGGGGGCAGTGGGGGCTGCTCTTTCTGTTGGGGTCCGGCGTGGGGGACTTCTCATCTCGCTGCTTGTGCTGCCCTTTTACGTGCCGGTGCTTATCTTTGGCGTCAGTGCTAGTCGCGCCGCCCTTGTGGCAGTTCCCGGCGATTTGGGCGGCCAATCCCTACTTTTGCTGGGGGCTGTCAGCCTTGCGTCCCTCGTGGTGGGGCCTGTTGGCGGTGCTGCGGCGCTCAGAGTTGCGGTAAAATAG